In Afipia sp. GAS231, a single window of DNA contains:
- a CDS encoding glutathione S-transferase family protein — translation MTPKLTLISHTLCPYVQRAVIALTEKGVPFERIDIDLANKPDWFLKISPLGKVPVLRVASDDGEVALFESNVICEYIEDTQGGAKLHPQDPLQRAQHRAWMEFGSTILGELWGLETTGDPAVFESKRKAVAAKFAQVERTLGAGPFFAGERFSLVDAVFAPIFRYFDVFDRLIDLSVFADTPKVRAWREQLAKRPSVRSAVGADYPQLLHAFLVRHDAHMLKLAA, via the coding sequence ATGACGCCGAAATTGACCTTGATCAGCCACACCCTTTGTCCCTACGTGCAGCGCGCCGTGATCGCGCTGACCGAAAAGGGCGTGCCGTTCGAGCGCATCGACATCGACCTCGCCAACAAGCCGGACTGGTTCCTGAAAATATCGCCGCTCGGCAAGGTGCCGGTGCTACGGGTTGCGAGCGACGACGGCGAGGTGGCGTTGTTCGAGAGCAACGTGATCTGCGAGTACATCGAGGACACCCAAGGCGGCGCCAAACTGCATCCGCAGGACCCGCTGCAGCGGGCGCAGCACCGGGCCTGGATGGAATTCGGCTCGACGATCCTGGGCGAATTATGGGGTCTGGAGACCACCGGCGATCCGGCGGTGTTCGAAAGCAAGCGCAAGGCGGTCGCGGCCAAGTTCGCGCAGGTCGAGCGTACGCTCGGCGCGGGACCTTTCTTTGCCGGCGAACGGTTCTCCTTGGTGGACGCGGTGTTCGCGCCGATCTTCCGTTACTTCGATGTGTTCGATCGGTTGATCGATCTCTCGGTGTTTGCCGATACGCCGAAGGTGCGAGCGTGGCGCGAGCAGTTGGCCAAGCGCCCGAGCGTGCGGTCGGCCGTCGGCGCGGACTATCCGCAATTGCTGCATGCGTTCCTGGTCCGCCACGACGCGCATATGCTGAAGCTGGCGGCGTGA